A region of Ignavibacteriota bacterium DNA encodes the following proteins:
- a CDS encoding activase: MNRFFGFCLGASTISFVELIEQSPDGSMKVKNKGSKSHQGKPRETLLSLINDLGAIGNPITVTGRKFRNIININNITEPDATETAFDFIYDKAQQITSIVSLGGETFLLYSLDEQGKISNVISKNQCASGTGEFYLQQIKRMNLSIEESLFISKDSKPYKVSGRCSVFCKSDCTHALNKGTPKDEVASGLALMISEKIEELINKAPKGKVMLVGGVTKNSTVMDFLTKKGIEYIIPELADTFEALGAAVHSFKKKVPAIDSIEGIFKEFHSSFTYHKPLGDFKNKVDFKSFDTFTNNLNEDCILGLDVGSTTTKAVLMTSESSQIIAKSYLYTNGDPVGAARKCYAELLNQTESKTKIIGIGTTGSGRQIAGLHALTDGVVNEIVAHAAAAVHFDPEVDTIFEIGGQDAKYTYIINQVPADYAMNEACSAGTGSFIEESAYESLGINVMDIEPIAMTGKNPPNFSDQCAAFISSDIKSAQQEGLRKEDIVAGLVYSICQNYVNRVMGNRQIGKKIFMQGGVCYNKAIPIAMSALTDKDIIVPPEPGLMGAYGVALVVKQRLELGLMSKNDYNLDELINRDVNYKKPFVCLGGKEECDRKCTINIVEVNGKKYPFGGACNKYYNLKSELKFGTDSRDIIKLRHKILFEDYASQIVDESVKTVGINASFNTQTIFPLYYHFFKGLGFNVVLPDFVSAEGMELETTSYCYPAQLALGLFQNLTEKNPDYYFVPAIYEMNTEDSSEVRLDFNCSCVFVSGEPMYLKQTFKSKIDVSKLINTPLNFATGYESQLNQFEEIAGIIGITDRKFIEKSYHFACQKQYEAEERIKNIGEEILGKLEQNPDEIGIVLIGRPYNAFADFANKSIPRKLASMGVYALPYDIFDYSVKSIDDDMYWESGKRILKAAKIVKEHPQLFAVYVSNFSCGPDSMIISSFRDIMGTKPSLTLELDGHTADAGINTRIEAAIDIIKNYRKLSANINDPDYSDFNPAFIEYHKDMNYFVRSDGTKLPMNDKSVKILIPSMGDLNSRMFAAALRSIGFNAESLPPSNAEIIKYGRSVATGKECLPLIILAGSLIDYVENKWDGKENLAFFNVQGAGNCRLGQYPVFLRQMIKHRRIENVALMILMNEDGFAGFGSKFAMRGIQAIMIGDVLDDIRSAIIANAQNPDAGLEYFENEFNILTEEFENNPDSVYNHLDNFASKINKNIPANTAIDDSKYIALLGEIYVRRDGYSHKHLNKKLGKKGFVVKSAHITEWIMYVDYLLKINLLEPDKSLRNKLEREIRNYFMRQAEKKIKKILKKTGYYRYHKIDIKPLLDHSKHIIPLEFKGEPGLTLGTAMHESLEEYCGIINLGPFGCMPTRFTEAVSIPEMKSEAKLQIKQLNNPKFELSSAFNGHTTIPFLTIEVDGNTFPQVIEAKLETFALQAERIANMMKKE, from the coding sequence ATGAATAGATTTTTCGGTTTTTGTCTGGGAGCATCAACAATATCCTTTGTTGAGCTAATCGAGCAATCACCAGACGGCAGTATGAAAGTAAAGAATAAAGGCAGTAAAAGCCATCAAGGAAAACCCAGAGAGACATTGCTTAGTTTAATCAATGATTTGGGTGCAATTGGCAATCCAATAACAGTAACCGGAAGAAAATTCAGAAATATTATAAATATTAACAATATAACAGAGCCTGACGCAACCGAAACTGCTTTTGACTTTATATACGATAAAGCTCAACAAATCACATCTATTGTCAGCTTAGGTGGAGAAACCTTTTTACTATATTCTCTTGATGAGCAGGGAAAAATATCAAATGTTATATCGAAAAATCAATGCGCATCCGGAACAGGAGAATTCTATCTGCAACAAATTAAAAGAATGAACCTAAGTATTGAGGAATCTCTCTTCATAAGCAAAGATAGTAAACCATATAAAGTATCCGGCAGATGCTCAGTTTTCTGCAAGTCTGACTGCACTCACGCACTGAATAAAGGTACACCCAAAGACGAAGTAGCCTCCGGTCTTGCACTGATGATTTCCGAAAAAATTGAAGAATTGATAAACAAGGCTCCAAAGGGTAAGGTGATGCTTGTCGGTGGTGTGACGAAGAATTCCACCGTAATGGATTTTTTGACAAAGAAAGGCATAGAATATATAATTCCTGAGCTTGCTGATACATTCGAAGCACTCGGGGCTGCTGTACATAGCTTTAAGAAAAAAGTTCCTGCTATTGATAGTATTGAAGGAATTTTTAAAGAGTTTCACAGCTCGTTTACTTATCACAAACCTCTTGGTGATTTTAAGAATAAAGTAGATTTTAAAAGTTTTGACACTTTTACAAATAATCTGAATGAAGACTGCATACTGGGTTTGGATGTTGGCTCTACGACTACTAAAGCTGTACTAATGACTTCTGAATCATCTCAAATAATAGCAAAATCATACTTATATACAAATGGTGACCCTGTGGGTGCCGCAAGGAAATGCTATGCAGAGTTGCTCAATCAAACCGAAAGTAAAACAAAAATTATTGGTATCGGAACTACCGGTTCAGGAAGGCAAATTGCAGGACTTCATGCCCTTACCGACGGAGTTGTCAATGAAATAGTTGCTCACGCAGCAGCGGCTGTACACTTCGACCCTGAAGTTGATACAATATTTGAAATTGGTGGACAAGATGCTAAATATACTTATATAATTAATCAGGTTCCGGCTGATTACGCAATGAACGAAGCCTGCTCAGCAGGTACAGGTTCATTTATTGAAGAGTCGGCTTACGAATCACTTGGTATAAATGTAATGGATATTGAACCTATTGCAATGACAGGAAAAAATCCTCCAAATTTCAGTGACCAGTGTGCCGCATTTATAAGTTCGGATATTAAATCAGCACAGCAGGAAGGACTTCGCAAGGAAGATATTGTGGCAGGTCTTGTATATTCAATTTGTCAAAATTACGTAAATCGGGTAATGGGCAACCGACAAATTGGTAAAAAGATTTTTATGCAGGGAGGTGTATGCTATAATAAGGCTATTCCAATTGCTATGTCAGCACTTACCGATAAAGATATAATTGTACCCCCGGAACCCGGGCTCATGGGTGCTTATGGGGTTGCTCTTGTTGTTAAACAACGACTCGAACTCGGTCTGATGTCAAAAAATGATTATAATCTTGATGAACTTATAAATCGTGATGTAAATTACAAAAAGCCTTTTGTGTGCCTCGGAGGAAAAGAGGAATGCGATAGAAAATGCACAATCAATATTGTTGAAGTAAATGGTAAAAAATATCCTTTCGGAGGTGCATGCAATAAATATTACAATCTCAAAAGCGAGCTGAAATTCGGCACTGATTCGAGAGATATAATTAAATTGAGACACAAAATTTTATTTGAAGATTATGCTTCACAAATAGTTGACGAAAGCGTCAAAACTGTGGGAATTAATGCATCTTTCAATACTCAGACAATTTTCCCGCTTTATTATCACTTTTTCAAGGGGTTGGGTTTTAATGTGGTATTGCCCGATTTTGTATCAGCAGAAGGGATGGAGCTTGAAACAACATCATATTGCTATCCTGCACAACTGGCACTTGGATTATTTCAAAATTTAACAGAGAAAAATCCAGATTATTATTTTGTTCCGGCAATTTATGAAATGAATACCGAAGATTCAAGCGAAGTGCGTCTGGATTTTAACTGTTCGTGCGTATTTGTGAGTGGAGAGCCGATGTATTTGAAGCAAACTTTTAAAAGTAAAATTGATGTCTCAAAATTAATTAACACTCCACTGAATTTTGCAACAGGATATGAGTCACAACTGAATCAATTTGAAGAAATAGCAGGAATTATTGGTATAACAGATAGAAAATTTATAGAAAAATCATATCATTTTGCTTGCCAGAAGCAATATGAAGCAGAAGAACGAATCAAAAATATAGGCGAAGAAATTTTAGGGAAATTAGAGCAGAATCCTGATGAAATTGGTATTGTTCTCATCGGAAGACCTTATAATGCTTTTGCTGACTTTGCAAATAAAAGTATTCCCAGAAAGCTCGCTTCTATGGGCGTATATGCACTGCCTTATGATATTTTTGATTATTCCGTTAAAAGTATTGATGATGACATGTACTGGGAAAGCGGTAAGCGCATTCTCAAAGCTGCTAAAATAGTGAAGGAACATCCTCAACTCTTTGCTGTTTATGTATCGAATTTCTCCTGCGGACCCGATTCGATGATTATTTCTTCATTCCGTGATATTATGGGAACAAAACCTTCTCTTACACTTGAACTGGATGGACACACTGCAGATGCCGGAATCAATACACGAATAGAAGCAGCAATTGATATTATTAAAAATTACAGGAAGTTATCAGCGAACATTAATGACCCTGATTATTCGGATTTTAATCCTGCATTTATCGAATATCATAAGGATATGAATTATTTTGTTCGCTCAGATGGAACGAAGCTTCCAATGAATGATAAATCAGTCAAAATTCTTATTCCATCTATGGGGGACTTAAATTCTCGAATGTTTGCCGCAGCACTTAGAAGCATTGGTTTCAATGCTGAGTCGCTACCACCATCAAATGCTGAGATAATTAAATACGGCAGGTCAGTTGCAACCGGAAAAGAATGTCTGCCACTTATTATTCTCGCCGGATCGCTTATTGATTACGTTGAAAATAAATGGGACGGTAAGGAAAATTTAGCGTTTTTCAATGTTCAGGGAGCAGGCAATTGCAGACTTGGACAGTATCCGGTATTCTTAAGGCAGATGATTAAACACCGCAGGATCGAAAATGTCGCACTAATGATACTTATGAATGAAGATGGATTTGCTGGGTTTGGCTCTAAGTTTGCAATGCGTGGAATTCAGGCAATTATGATTGGTGATGTTCTTGATGATATTCGCTCAGCAATAATTGCAAATGCACAAAATCCTGATGCCGGACTCGAATATTTTGAAAATGAATTCAATATTCTTACTGAAGAATTTGAAAATAATCCTGACTCGGTTTATAATCATCTTGATAATTTCGCTTCAAAAATCAATAAAAATATACCAGCAAATACTGCAATAGATGATTCAAAATATATTGCTTTACTTGGTGAGATATATGTCCGGCGTGACGGATATTCTCATAAACATTTGAATAAAAAGCTTGGCAAAAAAGGATTTGTTGTAAAATCTGCTCATATAACAGAATGGATAATGTATGTTGATTATTTGCTGAAAATAAATCTTTTAGAGCCGGACAAATCGCTAAGGAATAAGCTGGAGCGTGAGATACGCAATTACTTTATGCGGCAGGCTGAAAAGAAAATTAAAAAAATATTGAAAAAAACCGGTTATTACCGATATCACAAGATTGATATAAAACCCCTTCTTGACCATAGCAAGCATATTATCCCGCTTGAATTCAAAGGAGAGCCGGGTTTAACTTTAGGTACAGCAATGCACGAATCGCTTGAAGAGTACTGTGGCATAATCAATCTTGGTCCGTTCGGATGTATGCCAACAAGATTTACTGAAGCAGTTTCAATACCTGAAATGAAATCAGAAGCAAAACTACAAATTAAGCAGTTGAATAATCCCAAGTTTGAGCTTTCATCAGCGTTTAATGGTCATACAACAATACCTTTTCTCACAATTGAAGTGGATGGAAATACATTTCCTCAGGTAATTGAAGCTAAGCTCGAAACTTTTGCTTTACAAGCTGAAAGAATTGCAAATATGATGAAAAAGGAATGA
- a CDS encoding immunoglobulin domain-containing protein — protein sequence MKKFFTRLSLVIIGLLVGISAYGQVEIGSTSYARLSLAFNAINAGTHTGDIVVKITNNFTETTTAVLLPSGNGSADYSSVTIYPTDTYTIQGNLSTGIIQLQGADYVTIDGRKNMSGSNRDLTIKNNSTGGPCVRIDSLLTASDPANYNKVLYCNLEGSAKNNSNVWGVSLGASNSVTGAASSTGNEIGYNSFKFMYGGVRANSLSGRTHIGVKIYNNYFGSSNLAQSVSYQPIYFWYTTDAEVYDNTFEYIDYTSAIYVMYLYYSSGIKVYNNTIKNITGVSSLYSIFIQQSPNAKVYGNTIDNVRTGNGLNYPIYCATCSAGEIYDNTVNNVGGTSTFYGVYLSSAASGKILNNKITNVTNNSTTYGVFVSSAQYVQIKDNVIDNLWATANTTTYPYYMSSCANMEFINNRAVNITSGATIYGAYATSSATSKFHNNYFDNFISNGSSTTGAAGFYILSSNNSEIVNNSVSRMISTQWSTSGTTTNPFGILISSGTGYKIYYNSVNLTGKQLPSGTQGTLSACLILSGTAVNSFDLRNNNFYNDLEGLSGSRSFAVYLAGTGNLTSSTMDYNNYYVGGPYGHIGFLSSNSTTLAAWKSATSREGNSMNIFTDFNSVNVLAPYIGSALLGKGTPISGFQTDIIGVTRSGTNPTPGAYEEADDIVGPEIVFQKLMTTTNWGNRTVIANITDKTGVDVSGSAPRLYYRKASTDNTYNGNTSSTSGWKYSDATALGGNQFSFTVDYGKLQGGAGEGDEIQYFIIAQDIAAKKNISTTSGIFNQYPNTTNLTTSNFPVNNADSYRLAVGFSGNYSIGTNQTYTSLTKPDGIFQALMNNVIEGDVYLNISSNLTETGEVGLTSLTYDEGGPYTIYIRPNSTTKRSIQGEVAGALIKIIGVNNVVIDGSYEGKGRYLKFTNTAENTLTQFRATILVGSGMGRGGRDLTIKNCEISNGNRLNTSFGIITSDGTISTSTNSPSMNNLLIQNNHIYNSTYGMYIAGQTTVGTTTMNNLIVEDNIVGDDNLSNSILSYGIEVRYAPNGQIRRNKIYNFNGGPNNTNYIIGIQLFMVGSIPTYIDGNTIHSLNYQGTSICFANGIYVSGSYAVIQNNKISDILTTAYISYYPTDYSAAGIRLAGSFTKVWHNSIIMTGEMKYYTSSINYGGFAANVVFTSSYSGNDFRGNIFHNSVFKASSSVSHPEAYNIFFQGTSSPVGPYFTALDNNVYSIGNTAKVGGYDNWTYYLPFTYVAYNFSQWRSHTGRDANSKEGMPVFVSNKDDLHINGSSIGNSYFMYNRMPEVLHDGDGEMRNATTYYGADEVNAIFEIAEDTKIVPSNAVQCVEDVVTISANPDVTGFGDGVERSGLSSIDINWYKNGQLIPGAKSKSITFNPVKMSDSARYFATGTFMGKTVTSTETLLKVETPMTITYQPPTSDVCTTSPELTLLAEATGTILGYQWEFMKAGTSNWLDVPNANSNIMTRVITDELVGRYRLRVMGPGNCGPATIWTEAAMVTRSEPLQNVNLHQIEKSAGKELASTCVDEDITLSVTDEGTVFGYVWQKDAGNGFVDLSLAQYPTARNPILRIPGSTPAESGVYRCKVLGSASCGTAEVFSQEVVIKIWPYFSLDQQPESKTLCEGENSFIRINISGVVYSYQWYKDGVMITSKESPYYNKPVFYLTDSKFEDGGVYQCRVQAEDCFGFLDFMSEEASIYVSTGTEITVPPMTQAVVPGSDVTFRVRAHVNGTPEGYVPEVQWYKGNQPLVEGGRFIGTKSDRLSIARVSELDFGEDYRVVVTGHCGSDEASLFGLIKGVVTIVEQPVNTDACEDEAVILTVRAETTVPNGFLTYQWFKEGIAINDGNGITGTKTNQLVISPAKPNNSGNYYCLVKEGNSVTGMATVEASVTVSPKPRISSQPDANVTIETGGVLALTVEVEGIELEYQWYFDGAAIEGEDTNTLMIYDVKEENAGKYWVEITNNCGSVSSVVCDVIITTSNTDVKEVAAHGYSLGVAVPNPVNGSSNLEFSTPAESQVNITLVNSLGAEIAVLVNGVVAEGNHNITLNAEKLNLVSGIYSVVLKSNGVMLTQRVVVVR from the coding sequence ATGAAAAAATTTTTTACAAGGTTATCTTTGGTGATAATCGGCTTGCTTGTGGGTATAAGTGCCTACGGTCAGGTAGAGATTGGGAGCACAAGTTATGCAAGACTTTCGCTTGCATTCAATGCTATCAACGCAGGTACACACACCGGTGATATTGTAGTAAAAATTACTAACAATTTCACTGAAACTACTACCGCAGTTTTATTGCCTTCAGGTAATGGAAGTGCTGATTATAGTTCAGTAACAATTTACCCGACTGATACTTATACAATTCAGGGTAATCTTTCTACCGGTATAATCCAGCTCCAGGGCGCTGATTATGTTACTATTGATGGTAGAAAGAATATGAGCGGCAGCAACCGTGATTTAACTATCAAGAACAACTCTACAGGTGGTCCTTGCGTTAGAATTGACAGTTTGCTTACTGCTTCTGACCCGGCTAATTATAATAAGGTTTTATACTGTAATTTAGAAGGTTCTGCTAAGAATAATTCAAATGTTTGGGGGGTATCATTAGGAGCCAGCAATAGTGTTACCGGTGCTGCTTCCAGTACTGGAAATGAAATTGGTTATAACTCTTTCAAATTTATGTATGGTGGCGTCAGAGCTAACTCTTTGTCAGGAAGAACTCATATTGGTGTAAAAATTTATAACAATTATTTTGGTTCATCTAATTTAGCTCAGTCGGTTTCTTATCAACCAATTTATTTTTGGTACACAACTGATGCTGAAGTATATGACAACACATTCGAATATATTGACTACACTTCTGCAATTTATGTAATGTATCTTTATTACTCCAGTGGTATTAAAGTTTATAATAACACTATCAAGAATATTACCGGTGTATCAAGTTTGTATTCAATTTTCATTCAGCAATCACCAAATGCAAAAGTATATGGTAATACGATAGATAACGTAAGAACAGGTAATGGATTAAATTACCCTATTTATTGTGCTACTTGTAGTGCAGGAGAAATTTATGATAATACTGTAAATAATGTAGGAGGTACTTCAACATTTTATGGTGTTTATTTGTCTTCAGCAGCTTCAGGCAAGATTCTTAATAACAAAATTACAAATGTTACAAATAATTCTACTACTTATGGTGTATTTGTTTCATCAGCTCAATACGTTCAAATTAAAGATAATGTTATAGATAATTTGTGGGCAACCGCAAATACAACTACATATCCTTACTATATGAGTTCTTGCGCTAATATGGAATTTATAAACAACCGGGCAGTAAATATCACTTCCGGTGCTACAATATATGGCGCCTATGCTACAAGTAGCGCTACTTCAAAATTCCATAATAACTATTTTGATAATTTCATCAGTAATGGTTCCAGCACAACAGGTGCAGCAGGTTTTTACATTCTCAGCTCAAATAACAGTGAAATTGTTAATAACTCCGTGTCTCGCATGATTTCTACACAGTGGAGTACTTCCGGTACTACTACTAATCCTTTTGGTATACTGATATCAAGTGGTACCGGTTATAAAATTTATTACAACAGCGTAAATCTTACAGGTAAGCAGTTACCAAGCGGTACACAAGGTACTTTAAGTGCTTGCTTGATTTTATCAGGAACTGCTGTAAATAGCTTCGACCTTAGAAATAATAACTTTTATAATGACCTTGAAGGTTTATCAGGAAGCCGTTCGTTTGCTGTATATTTGGCTGGTACAGGTAACCTGACAAGCTCTACTATGGACTATAACAACTACTATGTTGGTGGTCCTTATGGTCATATCGGATTTTTATCATCTAATAGTACTACTCTTGCAGCCTGGAAATCTGCAACTTCACGTGAAGGAAATTCGATGAATATTTTCACCGATTTTAACTCAGTTAATGTTTTAGCTCCTTATATTGGTTCAGCTCTTTTAGGTAAAGGTACTCCAATATCAGGGTTTCAAACTGATATTATCGGTGTAACCCGCTCAGGTACAAACCCGACTCCGGGAGCTTATGAAGAAGCAGATGATATTGTAGGTCCCGAAATAGTTTTCCAAAAACTTATGACAACAACAAACTGGGGTAACCGCACTGTCATCGCAAATATTACGGATAAAACCGGTGTTGATGTTTCAGGTTCAGCCCCAAGATTGTATTACAGAAAAGCATCAACTGACAATACATATAATGGCAATACTTCTTCGACTTCAGGATGGAAGTATTCTGATGCTACTGCATTAGGTGGTAATCAATTCTCATTTACAGTTGATTACGGTAAATTGCAAGGTGGAGCAGGCGAAGGTGATGAAATCCAATATTTCATTATTGCTCAGGATATAGCTGCTAAGAAAAATATTTCAACTACTTCAGGTATTTTTAATCAATATCCTAATACCACAAATCTCACTACTTCAAATTTTCCTGTAAATAATGCTGATTCTTACAGATTAGCAGTAGGCTTTTCAGGAAATTACAGTATTGGCACAAACCAAACCTATACTTCTCTCACAAAACCGGATGGCATTTTCCAAGCTTTGATGAACAATGTTATCGAAGGTGATGTTTATTTGAATATTTCTTCAAATTTAACTGAAACAGGCGAAGTTGGTCTTACTAGCTTGACTTATGATGAAGGTGGACCTTATACTATTTATATACGACCTAATTCAACTACAAAAAGAAGTATTCAAGGTGAAGTTGCAGGAGCTTTAATTAAAATAATTGGTGTTAATAATGTCGTTATTGACGGAAGTTATGAAGGTAAGGGCAGATATTTGAAGTTCACCAATACTGCTGAAAATACATTAACTCAATTCCGTGCAACTATCTTAGTTGGAAGTGGAATGGGACGCGGCGGCAGAGACCTTACAATCAAAAATTGCGAAATTTCTAATGGAAACCGTCTGAATACTTCATTTGGTATCATTACCAGTGACGGAACTATATCAACAAGTACAAACAGCCCATCAATGAATAATCTGCTTATTCAGAATAATCATATTTACAACAGTACTTATGGTATGTATATTGCCGGACAAACAACTGTCGGCACTACTACTATGAACAATCTTATTGTTGAAGATAATATTGTTGGTGATGATAACTTATCGAATAGCATCCTTAGCTACGGTATCGAAGTAAGATATGCTCCAAACGGACAGATTCGTCGTAATAAAATTTATAATTTCAACGGCGGTCCGAATAACACTAACTACATTATTGGTATTCAGCTATTTATGGTCGGGTCTATTCCTACTTATATTGACGGTAATACAATTCATAGCTTGAATTATCAAGGAACTTCAATTTGTTTTGCTAATGGTATATATGTATCCGGCTCTTATGCCGTAATTCAAAACAATAAAATATCTGACATATTAACCACTGCTTATATTAGTTACTATCCTACTGACTATTCTGCAGCAGGAATTCGTCTTGCAGGCAGCTTCACAAAAGTTTGGCATAATTCAATTATTATGACAGGTGAAATGAAGTACTATACATCAAGTATAAATTATGGTGGATTTGCGGCAAATGTTGTGTTTACAAGTAGTTATTCAGGCAATGATTTCCGTGGAAATATATTCCATAACTCTGTTTTCAAAGCCTCAAGTTCTGTTTCTCATCCCGAAGCTTACAATATCTTCTTTCAGGGGACAAGCTCACCGGTAGGTCCATACTTTACAGCACTTGATAATAATGTTTATTCGATAGGCAACACTGCAAAAGTTGGTGGTTATGATAACTGGACTTATTATTTACCATTTACTTATGTTGCTTACAATTTTTCACAATGGAGATCACATACTGGAAGAGATGCTAATTCAAAAGAGGGTATGCCTGTTTTTGTAAGCAATAAAGATGACTTACATATAAATGGCAGCAGTATTGGCAATTCATACTTTATGTATAACAGAATGCCGGAAGTTCTACACGATGGTGACGGCGAAATGAGAAATGCTACTACTTATTATGGTGCTGATGAAGTTAACGCTATATTCGAAATTGCTGAAGATACAAAAATTGTTCCAAGTAATGCTGTACAATGTGTTGAAGATGTAGTTACTATTTCAGCTAATCCCGATGTAACCGGTTTTGGTGATGGCGTCGAGCGTTCCGGCTTGTCATCAATTGATATTAACTGGTACAAAAATGGACAACTGATACCAGGAGCAAAAAGCAAGAGTATTACTTTTAATCCTGTTAAAATGAGTGACTCAGCCCGTTACTTTGCAACAGGTACATTTATGGGTAAAACTGTAACGAGTACTGAAACTTTGCTTAAAGTTGAAACTCCAATGACAATTACTTATCAACCGCCAACATCAGATGTTTGTACTACATCTCCTGAACTCACTTTACTTGCCGAAGCAACAGGAACAATTCTTGGCTACCAATGGGAATTTATGAAAGCCGGTACATCAAACTGGCTTGACGTTCCTAATGCTAATTCAAACATTATGACAAGAGTTATTACTGATGAGTTGGTAGGACGCTACAGATTACGCGTTATGGGTCCGGGCAACTGTGGTCCTGCAACAATTTGGACAGAGGCAGCTATGGTTACAAGATCCGAACCTTTGCAGAACGTGAACTTACATCAAATTGAAAAAAGTGCTGGTAAAGAATTAGCTTCAACTTGCGTTGATGAAGATATTACTCTTAGTGTAACAGATGAAGGAACTGTATTTGGTTACGTATGGCAAAAAGATGCAGGCAATGGTTTTGTTGACTTATCACTTGCACAATATCCTACAGCACGTAATCCGATTTTAAGAATCCCCGGTTCAACACCTGCTGAAAGTGGTGTTTACCGTTGTAAAGTTCTTGGTTCAGCATCTTGCGGTACTGCAGAAGTATTCTCACAAGAAGTTGTTATTAAAATCTGGCCTTACTTCAGCTTAGACCAGCAACCTGAAAGCAAAACACTTTGTGAAGGCGAAAATTCATTTATCAGAATTAACATATCAGGTGTCGTTTATAGCTACCAATGGTACAAAGATGGCGTTATGATTACATCAAAAGAAAGCCCTTATTATAACAAACCTGTATTCTACTTAACTGATTCCAAGTTTGAAGACGGCGGTGTTTACCAATGCCGCGTTCAGGCAGAAGACTGTTTTGGTTTTCTCGATTTCATGTCTGAAGAAGCATCAATATATGTTTCAACAGGCACTGAAATAACAGTTCCACCAATGACTCAGGCAGTAGTTCCTGGTAGCGATGTTACTTTCAGAGTTCGTGCTCACGTCAATGGTACTCCAGAAGGATATGTTCCTGAAGTACAATGGTACAAAGGCAACCAACCACTCGTGGAAGGTGGAAGATTTATCGGTACAAAATCAGACAGACTAAGCATTGCTAGAGTTAGTGAATTAGACTTCGGAGAAGATTATCGAGTGGTGGTTACCGGACATTGCGGAAGCGACGAAGCATCATTGTTTGGACTTATCAAAGGTGTTGTAACAATTGTTGAACAACCGGTTAATACTGACGCATGTGAAGACGAAGCTGTGATTCTTACTGTTCGTGCTGAAACAACTGTTCCAAACGGGTTCTTAACTTATCAATGGTTCAAAGAAGGCATTGCAATCAACGACGGTAACGGTATCACAGGTACTAAAACTAACCAGCTTGTAATTTCACCTGCAAAACCTAACAACTCAGGTAATTACTACTGCTTAGTGAAAGAAGGTAATTCAGTTACAGGTATGGCTACAGTTGAAGCATCTGTAACGGTTTCTCCAAAACCAAGAATCTCTTCTCAGCCTGATGCTAATGTTACTATTGAAACAGGCGGCGTGCTTGCCCTTACAGTAGAAGTTGAAGGGATTGAACTTGAATATCAGTGGTATTTCGATGGTGCTGCTATTGAAGGCGAAGATACAAATACACTTATGATTTATGATGTTAAAGAAGAAAACGCAGGCAAGTATTGGGTAGAAATAACTAATAATTGCGGAAGTGTTTCATCAGTTGTTTGTGATGTAATTATAACAACATCAAATACAGATGTTAAGGAAGTAGCTGCTCACGGATATTCATTAGGTGTAGCTGTTCCAAATCCTGTTAATGGTTCATCTAACCTTGAATTCTCCACTCCGGCTGAATCTCAAGTAAATATTACATTAGTAAATAGCTTAGGTGCTGAAATTGCAGTACTTGTCAATGGTGTAGTTGCTGAAGGTAATCACAATATTACTTTGAATGCTGAAAAACTTAACTTAGTTTCAGGCATTTATAGTGTCGTTCTTAAATCAAATGGTGTTATGCTTACTCAAAGAGTAGTAGTAGTAAGATAA
- a CDS encoding cytochrome P460 family protein, giving the protein MYNLKFFLLAAAAIIMLSFSSCSEGSSKSTPQEFIADDNTFSGFSGWTLVDTRNGADPALGGMAHGGNNETVTRKIYIKDNKSRVNGQYPVGTVVVKQSTNPEGMNEITAMVKRGNKFSTDAGDWEWFMLEPDGKIGDGGKMRGANLMDGMCAGCHTAAKAKDFVFTKE; this is encoded by the coding sequence ATGTATAATCTTAAATTCTTTTTGCTCGCTGCGGCTGCAATTATAATGCTGTCGTTCTCTTCATGCAGTGAAGGCTCAAGTAAATCTACTCCCCAAGAGTTTATCGCTGACGATAACACATTCTCAGGTTTTTCCGGCTGGACACTCGTTGACACAAGAAATGGTGCCGACCCTGCATTAGGTGGTATGGCTCACGGTGGAAACAACGAAACTGTTACTCGCAAGATTTATATCAAAGATAATAAATCCCGTGTAAATGGACAATATCCGGTTGGAACTGTTGTTGTTAAACAATCAACAAATCCTGAAGGTATGAATGAAATTACCGCAATGGTGAAGAGAGGTAACAAATTTAGTACTGATGCAGGTGACTGGGAATGGTTTATGCTCGAACCGGACGGTAAAATTGGCGATGGTGGTAAAATGAGAGGCGCCAATCTTATGGATGGGATGTGTGCCGGTTGCCATACTGCTGCTAAAGCTAAAGATTTCGTCTTTACAAAAGAATAA